A region of Lycium barbarum isolate Lr01 chromosome 3, ASM1917538v2, whole genome shotgun sequence DNA encodes the following proteins:
- the LOC132631724 gene encoding glycine-rich protein 5-like: MASKTRALVTLFLSLNLLFFAIVSGTDCGSCRYPPRPGNGGGSGNGGGSGNGGGSGNGGGGAGNGGGSGNGGGSGNGGGGAGNGGGSGNGGGGAGNGGGSGNGGGSGNGGGSGNGGGSGNGGGSGNGGGSGNGGGTGNGGGGGNGQGRCPRDALKLGVCANVLNLVNVVVGSPPTLPCCSLLQGLASLEVAACLCTAIRANILGINLNVPVTLSLILNNCGMNNSGFTC, encoded by the coding sequence ATGGCTTCCAAAACTAGAGCCTTAGTTACCCTTTTCCTCTCGTTGAATCTTCTTTTCTTTGCCATAGTCAGTGGAACTGATTGTGGCTCGTGTCGATATCCTCCCAGGCCCGGTAATGGTGGTGGTTCTGGAAATGGAGGCGGTTCGGGAAATGGTGGCGGTTCAGGAAATGGTGGTGGTGGTGCTGGAAATGGTGGCGGTTCAGGAAATGGTGGCGGTTCAGGAAATGGTGGTGGTGGTGCTGGAAATGGTGGCGGTTCAGGAAATGGTGGTGGTGGTGCTGGAAATGGCGGTGGTTCGGGCAATGGCGGCGGTTCGGGCAATGGTGGCGGCTCTGGTAATGGGGGCGGTTCGGGCAATGGTGGCGGTTCAGGCAATGGTGGCGGTTCGGGCAACGGTGGTGGAACAGGAAATGGCGGTGGTGGAGGCAATGGACAAGGAAGGTGCCCAAGAGATGCTCTGAAACTTGGGGTATGTGCAAATGTACTTAATTTGGTGAATGTAGTGGTTGGGTCCCCTCCAACTTTGCCCTGCTGCAGTTTACTCCAGGGGCTGGCGAGCCTAGAGGTGGCGGCTTGCTTGTGCACTGCCATAAGAGCAAATATTTTGGGGATAAATCTGAATGTGCCGGTCACTCTTAGCCTTATTCTCAACAACTGCGGAATGAATAATTCTGGTTTCACTTGCTAA
- the LOC132631089 gene encoding uncharacterized protein LOC132631089 produces MKYEFLGLNNTLPMIVLALLTQEQIEKLLEILREYKRAIGWTIADIQEKCHFMVKKGIILRHKISKTGIEVDQAKFKFDEKYQKEFDELKECFNTTPIIVSPNWSLPFELICDMSGFAIGVVLGQRHDKIMHPMYNASKTLNAVQMNYIVTEQELLAIVFAFEKFQAYLLGSKIVVYTDHAVLRYLMAKKEAKPQLIRWVLLLQEFDFEVKDRKGTENQVLAVTAEVAPWYADIANFLVTGIISDDIKSYQKKKFLWDSRMYYWDEPYLFRTIADNIIRCFVSECEFCNGAFAGLMEKYGVKHRVATPYHPQMSRQLKSPIERLRVYLPRLLFFGKVCHLPVELEHKAMWALKKLNMDWDESTKLQLFQLNQMDEFRYQAYESASLYKEKKILKREFYMGDPVMLYNSRLKLLPGKLKSKWSDPFEVVSVSPHGTIELKSGDGTQMFKVNGQKVKHYHGCINGDRNVDKYWLKHLGTDPDSK; encoded by the exons AtgaagtatgagttccttggtttGAATAACACATTACCAATGATTGTTTTAGCATTATTGACTCAGGAGCAGATCGAGAAGCTGTTAGAGATATTGCGTGAGTATaagcgtgctattggttggaccatagcagacattcag GAAAAGTGCCACTTCATGGTGAAGAAAGGGATCATTCTCAGGCATAAAATCTCTAAAACGGGGATTGAGGTCGATCAG gctaagttcaAGTTTGATGAGAAGTACCAAAAGGAATTCGATGAATTGAAGGAGTGTTTCAACACAactcctattattgtttctcctaaCTGGTCTCTGCCGTTcgagttgatatgtgatatgagcGGTTTTGCTATTGGTGTCGTGCTTGGACAGAGACATGACAAAATCATGCACCCTATGTACAATGCTAGTAAAACATTGAATGCGGTTCAGATGAATTATATAgtgactgagcaagagctgcttgctatagtctttgcttttgagaaattCCAAGCCTATTTGTTGGGGTCTAAAATTGTAGTGTACACTGATCATGCTGTATTAAGGTATTTGATGGCgaagaaggaagctaagccgcAGTTGATTCGATGGGTGCTATtattgcaagagtttgattttgaggtaaaAGATCGCAAGGGAACTGAAAATCAG GTTTTAGCAGTGACAGCTGAGGTAGcaccatggtatgcagacatcgCCAATTTTTTGGTGACGGGCATAATTTCTGATGATATAAAGTCATACCAGAAGAAGAAGTTTCTGTGGGATTCTCGTATGTATTACTGGGACGAGCCATACTTGTTCAGAACAATtgctgataacatcattcggtGTTTTGTTTCCGAGTGTGAG TTTTGCAATGGAGCCTTCGCTGGgctgatggagaagtatggtgtgAAGCACCGGGTTGCAACCCCTTATCATCCTCAAATGAGTAGGCAGTTGAAGTCTCCAATCGAGAGATTAAGAGTATATTTGCCAAGACT ACTATTTTTTGGCAAAGTTTGTCATCTGCcagttgagcttgagcataaggccatgtgggccttgaagaagtTAAATATGGATTGGGATGAATCAACTAAACTTCAGTTGTTTCAACTAAACCAGATGGATGAATTCCGGTACCAAGCCTACGAGAGTGCATCATTGTACAAGGAGAAGAAGATCCTAAAGCGAGAATTCTACATGGGTGATCCTGTCATGCTGTATAATTCCAGATTAAAGCTGCTACCGGGCAAGTTGAAATCAAAGTGGTCCGATCCTTTTGAGGTGGtaagtgtttcaccccatgggACAATTGAATTGAAGTCAGGAGATGGAACTCAGATgtttaaggtgaacgggcagaaggtgaagcactaccatggttGCATTAATGGGGATAGAAATGTTGATAAGTACTGGTTGAAGCATCTGGGAACGGATCCTGATTCGAAATAA